The following proteins are co-located in the Melanotaenia boesemani isolate fMelBoe1 chromosome 5, fMelBoe1.pri, whole genome shotgun sequence genome:
- the cited1 gene encoding cbp/p300-interacting transactivator 1: protein MTSLLFPGKAHAAMKDLSSSSSPLTSLLHYPSSKPSIVPFSPSTGPTSSSGVSLSSAPLSKPQPFCLQTGPHLIASMQLQKLNSHYQNLAGASAGHPPSSGVQRGFGGSPLGTGNQLLGQSGGLGGGGMGVGISTGSQSSGAGGIIDFDPVDEEVLMSLVVELGLDRANELPELWLGQNEFDFISDVPAGC from the coding sequence ATGACCTCACTGCTGTTCCCTGGCAAGGCCCACGCTGCAATGAAGGACCTGTCTTCCTCGTCTTCTCCACTCACCTCCCTTCTCCACTACCCTTCCTCCAAACCCTCCATCGTCCCCTTCTCTCCGTCGACTGGTCCCACCTCTTCATCTGGGGTATCACTGTCATCTGCTCCGCTCTCCAAACCGCAGCCTTTCTGCCTGCAGACGGGGCCTCATCTCATCGCCAGCATGCAGCTGCAGAAGCTCAACTCACACTACCAGAACCTCGCCGGTGCCTCAGCCGGACATCCACCATCCAGCGGAGTTCAAAGGGGCTTCGGTGGCTCGCCCCTAGGCACAGGTAACCAGCTCCTGGGGCAGTCCGGAGGCCTTGGAGGTGGCGGCATGGGCGTCGGTATCAGCACGGGAAGCCAAAGTTCTGGCGCGGGTGGAATTATTGACTTTGACCCTGTGGATGAGGAAGTTCTCATGTCTCTGGTGGTGGAGCTGGGCTTGGACAGGGCCAACGAGCTGCCTGAACTCTGGCTGGGACAGAACGAGTTTGATTTCATATCAGACGTGCCGGCTGGATGCTGA